The genomic region CGATTTCATGTCATGTCTCAACAGTCGTACTTGGCTCTAATTCTCAGTGTCAATATTCTTCAATATTCTTACTACAAATTTATAGACCATACACTAAGCATGTACCATCAAATGCCCAGCTTTTCATTGTCTAATGCAACGTTTCATTCTGTGTATTCCAGGGCATTTGCTGGAGCAACAGTACATGACTTTTTTAACTGGCTGTCCGTGTTGGTGTTGCTGCCTCTGGAAGTGGCTACTGGTGTCCTCTACAAGCTCACCAAACTCCTAATCGACTCATTCCACATCCAGACAGGCCAGGATGCCCCAGACTTGCTTAAAGTCATCACTAAACCACTCACCAAGAACATTATCCaggtacaaaataaaaacaaactataaCACTGAAGGACTTAGTGTCTCAGAATTAATGAGGCAACCCAATTGTGAATGGTTTGGAATGGTATAGTCTCAGATTACCCCACTGAGCCTACCAATGAAATCAAATCCATCTCAGTTGAACGTCCATTCTGGAATGTAGCTGTTTTTCCTCTGACAGCGTGACTTCTAGACTCTGATTTAATAACTGATCTCATTCTGAATGTGACCTCAACTGCATTCTGCACAGGTTAAATCTAAATTACAGCTCTGTAGTTGGAATTTGGTCTTGTGACTCATATATCgatcttcccctctctctttagCTGGACAGCTCGGTCATCAGTGACATAGCCATTGGTGATCCAAGTGCTCGAAACAAGAGCCTGATCAAGATATGGTGCAAAAAGCAGAAAGTCACGGTAAGGACTGAGAATGTTGGCAAACATGCCACTTATAAATGTCCACTTTTTCATCTCCAGCAAATTTGCTGAGAAAAAGCCTAACGTTTGACTAGTGTTAATATGTAACACCTTTGTGCTCCACTGAAAGGTGTTTAAGGGCTTAAAAAGCGTGGAGATAAATACTGGTTACTAATAGCGTGTACTTTGACACTGACTACATTGTGTATTAGCTGTTCTGTTTGGAAACATTACTGACATGAAAGTGAACTtagacattttattgttttttggtaTTTCAGAGTCTGGTGAATATCACCGTTCCTGGAGAAGCAAACTGCACAGTTGGTGTCCCATGCTGGACGGAGGGCAACCAGACATGGACACAGAAGAACATAACAGAGACCATCAACTTAGAGAAATGTAAGTGACTTGTCATTTGTGGGAAGGTTGGATCAGCCGAGGTTGATCGTTACCTCTCATCCCTGTGTACATACTTCAGACCATTAGACCGCGACTCCCATTAACTACTGCACCGTGAGGACAATTGGTTTCTTTCAGTGGCGTGTGATTCGGCAAACATCTTCCCCATCTTCCCCTCCCTCTTAGGCTACTCTTACCTGCTCAATGGGGCTATTCTTCTCTTTGGGCAGAACTACCTGAGGCCACCGAAACCAGACAAAAAAGGCCCAGCCAAATAGAGACGAAGGCTTGTGGTCGGGGGTCACGTTTAGATTTGAAATCGAAATTTAAGCCTGCTCGCAGTTTGTTGGTTGTAGTAGGACTTACATACATCCTGTAGCCTTTTAGTGAGCCAGCTTTATCAAGTAGCACCATTATCATTCAGTCCTTTTTGTACTCATCAGTTCATGTAATTGGATTTCCATCAGCGTTCCTcagaatgaaaatgttttttatagtATAAAAGTGTTTTAGGACCTTGAAGATGTTTTAATAATCTTCTGATAGGCTTCTGAAATACATCACATACATTATCAAAACTGATGAAGCCATTCAAAGGAATCGTACAATTTCTTCAGGATCCTTGACCAAATGACCAATGGAATGATGGCCATGCATTGGTTCCCCACTGACTGAAATTTGGTCTAAAACTTCTCTTGCTCCAGGTAGTCATCTCTTTGCATCAGCGAATCTGCCAGACCTGGCTGTGGGACTGATCCTGCTAGCTCTGTCCCTGCTGGTGCTCTGTACCTGCCTCATTCTCATCGTCAAGTTGCTCAACTCCATGCTCAGGGGTCAGGTGGCGGTCGCCATTAAGAAGGTGCTCAACACAGGTGAGGCAACTCAAATGATGAACTTACATAACTTGAATGACATTTGCACTGAATTGCTTTCTCGAGGCAGCGTAGGATTTAATATTAAATCTggacatttgatttatttgcatATGGTCAGCTTTGGTGTTGATTTGGCAAACAAACTGGGTGGACTGCCAAGGCACCAATTCTGTTTGTGAAAAGGAAGCAGTAAAACCTCTTGGATAAGTTATGGATTAGTGTCTGAGTATAAACCCTGTCAATGATAGTCAGCGCAGGTTTCCTCATCCTGATGTCTGATGAGATAAACAGGTACAAAAATGTGAACCTGGGCATCTCTTTTTATATCTGAGCATGTCATATGTCACGAAACGTTCTCAGGTACGCTACATTACTGAGTACGGTGTAATGCGCTGATTAAAGATTTGCTTTGTTTGGTGAATCTGCACAAACCGATTCTTGGACGGCTTTTTTATTGTTGCCATCGTCGGTCCTCTCCTGAACACCTGTATGACCATGTTCTTTGAGTAACAATGCTGGATTTCTCTTTGCAGATTTCCCCTTTCCATTTGCATGGGTCACCGGTTACCTCACTATCTTGGTGGGGGCAGGAATGACCTTCATCGTGCAAAGCAGTTCAGTCTTCACCTCCGCCATTACACCTCTTGTTGGTGAGTGTGAGCTGAAACACTTTGAATCCTTTTACAGACAAAAAGTGTGCGCTACACTACTTATCAAATAATCTAACGGCCTGGATGGCAGCATCCAGGTTTTTCctcaaatattttgtattttgttctgGCCCTAGTTTCATTCCATGTTTCTTTTCAGGTATTGGTGTTATTAGCATTGAGCGAGCCTATCCTCTTACGCTTGGCTCAAATATTGGGACAACAACCACCGCTATTCTTGCTGCCATGGCAAGTCCTGGAGAAAAACTGGCCAATTCGCTACAGGTTAGCCCTCCAAATATGATTACATTGATTAAACTTCCATTTGTAGTGCATTGGCCTCGTTAATATCATGCCAAACTCATGATGAGTCTCATTTCCTTGCAGATCTCTCTGTGCCATTTCTTCTTCAACATATTTGGCATAATGCTGTGGTACCCAATTCCGTTCACACGTGTACCTATCCGGCTGGCTAAAGGGCTGGGCGACCGCACAGCCAAATACCGCTGGTTTGCCGTCGTCTACTTGGTTCTTTGCTTCTTCCTCATGCCCTTGACAGTGTTGGGGCTCTCCATCGCTGGCTGGCAGGTCCTCGTAGGGGTTGGCGTAcctgtggtggtgctggtggtcTTCGTGATTGTGGTGAACATCATGCAGTCACGCTGCCCACGCTTCCTGGTCCCTGTGCTGCGCACTTGGGCCTTTCTTCCCCGGCCACTGCACTCGCTCAAACCGTGGGATCGTGTCGTCACCAGGGTGATGGGCTTCTGTGGGacacgctgctgctgctgctgcaagtGCAGCAAGAACGAACAAACGGACAAGGAAGAGAAGAATAAGAAGGGCTTGGAGATGTACGACAACCTCACGCTTTTTGTGGACGATGAAAAATGCCAGATTCAAACAGTGTCTGGAACACATCTGTAGCATGTAATAAAGTGTATAGCTGAATATTACAGGACtgtattacataatataatttaacAGACGTGCTGCTGAAAGGGGCTCAAAGTAGGCTGTGTAGCAGTTTCCCATGCGGCTTGCGGTCTCTTGTACTCAAGGCTGCGAGATGGTTCTTTTAAAGTGGCCCAGAAGGAAATTGTAGAACTATTCTAACAGCAGCAGATCCCACTGAACAAAGCTTGGACCTGAAGACGTTCTGCTACACGTTAGCTAGACTATGCTTgctgtatgtttatttttagtctCCTTGTGAAGCTGCTCTCATTGTATGGCTGTCTGTGATGTGCAATGCGAAATGAAAATGCAGATGGCCTTTATTATTAATTCGTACCTAAgaatttaaaactatttaaagagttgtattttttaaaggaTTATATTTGTAAAGATTACTTTTGATGCCTTTTAAGCCCATGTCGAATATGTACTTTTCTTAAATATGTGCACTGTTtttatggattaaaaaaaaaaaaagaaagaaaataaccaGAGGAGGCTCATGCTAGATgatttgtattgtatataaggatTTTACACCAGTCAGAACTGTAAAGTATGGcctgtaaataaatatgtaaaaagaaaaatacttgATTTATGTGGTTATATTGGTTGTGTGTGGGTTTCAACCCAATTTCAACAAAGCATGCAACAGAAAGCATATTCAGAAAAATAGCTACATCTAACACACTAAAATGTTGTTCAGTTTGGACCTGTATACTTTTTATgtgcataaatatgatataaataatacccaaagtaaaatacagcattttgtaacagtGTCGTATATCGAGGAGTTAACTCtagacttcagttcccatcagccactgcactgcactacatgtcacatgaccacctgcgcCTGATTCACGGTTCTGTTAATGAGTACACTTgagtatatatagccattgtttgcactgtttctctgtctttcgttgtcttagacttccGTGTTTCCATGTTcccgtgttttgtttcatgccacagtattttgcctagttgtcttagtgtctttgttttgttttttgtcgttcgtttaataaactatttgaaattctgcgattgcttccgaaccCATCCTTGATTCGTGACAAACAGCAACAAATGTTGGCGCTATGGTGGATGATAACTAATACTAAGACTATTCGAAAAtcatagcagtagtagtatgcACTAAATCAATAAGCATCAATCAATGAAACAATTAAACAGTTTCTGGTTTCTAAACAATTACTGGACCACAAATTCTAAACTGCTGCTATATTTTGTCCCTGTGTGTTAGCTACAAGATCAACTTTGATCAAGAGCAACTTAACAACTTTGCTTGCTAGCAAGAACAAAAAACggcaaaaattattattagttatagaTTAGGTggagcgtccaccatacaagtccgtGTTAATGAGTCTATACTATAGTAACGGTTATACATTAGAACGAGTGCGTTCGTAtatacctgtgatttgccttgcagagAGAACTACTGTCAGATCACAtccactgttatagaaaataaatagaaacgtTCTGACCAGCTTCCGATTACCTTCacaattcaacagcactgtggtacaagaacattttaaatgctAGCTTTTATGTTAGGTTATGTTAAGTTAGCTTAGCGCGTGCTCAAAACTGGCTTGGAATCttcaatatactgtagtagtagGATATAAGAAGTGACTTtttcaaaagacaaaaaaaattctcaaaaggGCAAACTATTGCATCAATACACTGCATTGTCTTATCGTTGTATCATCTATTTAATCATGAGGCAATGAATTGTATAGTATTGACTTGGAACATTAGTGCTGGCCAGTTTTATTACGAAGCCTATCAGTGGATATCTGATGGTGAAAGCTTTTTCCATAGAAGAACTTTGCTCTGAAGAAGAACACGGTCTTCAATGCCAAGTGAATGTCTATGAAAAGGGCAATGACACTGTAGGCACCAGGGCAGCATTAGAAGATAATAATCTTGCTAACTGCAGTTATATAATAAGATAtcatttgtacattttgtacagatttaaacatttttaagcaCAGGATTTGTGCAGTGTGAGTTCATTTCATACCGTGTATGTGTATTTCTGAGCATGTACAATGGGCAGCGAGTGCATACTGCATTTCCTGGAAAATAAGCAGGTTCAAGAAACCGAGGACTTAAGATTTGAGCTCCCGAGTTCTCATATTGTGTCAACAACAACTCCAAGGGGTATTTGTCTAGCTCCGAGATACTGTCGATAAATCTGCGGCGTTAATTTTAGATAAGTTCGTTCAGCAAATATTCAAAAATTTGACATATTTCTAAGTCTTATTGGTAAAGTGATTGGCAGGTCTTTGTGTTAAAACTAGGCTTGCGTGGCACACTTTAAATTGAATTACATGTCATTAATTTAAGTAAACATACATGTAATTAAtttaagtaaaacatttttactttttaacttAAGTAAtacctttttgttttgattttatgcACAGTAAATGAGTTCTGTGATACAAACACATTGAGACTTTTTAATAGCTTCCTGTATTAAATCTAACTGTAATATAGATTGACTTCAAGAGTCAATGTTAAGTAAATGTGAAGTGTAATCTCCATAACTTTGTATTTAGACACATTTGGAGGctgtattttataaattaattcatataaaataaagataaaagacATCTTAAGCATAGATAAAGTTTGCTTAAAGTTttcaaatatgaataaaacCTACAAAATCTACAGCAGTTGAAAACAACATTTTGCCATTCCCAACTCATTATAATTACAATTCACCTTACAATAttcaatatgtatatatatatatattttacattaatgtgtttaacatcTCATGAGTCATCCCTTATAGATTATGAAAAATGGACCTTTTTATTAACTCAACCATGTTAACTGAATACATTCAActttatgaaatatttggaacatTCCActacaggaagttgcatcatccgaatttcctgaagatcatgaaTAGATGAAAAGTCATTTCtctatttgttttggtttaatttttgtttataatgttaGCGTGATGTAGACTGACGAGCTCACTTTAAAAGTACAACATTATTACTGAAATTATACAT from Ictalurus furcatus strain D&B chromosome 15, Billie_1.0, whole genome shotgun sequence harbors:
- the slc34a2b gene encoding solute carrier family 34 member 2b isoform X1; its protein translation is MTSRPEIGSDTSVSKPDLDPHLPKDEVVLPAYSTVALVDLDSESSNPWDLPELQDMRPKWSELDTKGKVLRVVTSIGRCILLPGFLYMFVCSLDVLSSAFQLVGGKAAGDIFQDNVVLSNPVAGLVIGVLVTVLVQSSSTSSSIVVSMVSSGLLEVQSAVPIIMGANIGTSITNTIVAVMQAGDRNEFRRAFAGATVHDFFNWLSVLVLLPLEVATGVLYKLTKLLIDSFHIQTGQDAPDLLKVITKPLTKNIIQLDSSVISDIAIGDPSARNKSLIKIWCKKQKVTSLVNITVPGEANCTVGVPCWTEGNQTWTQKNITETINLEKCSHLFASANLPDLAVGLILLALSLLVLCTCLILIVKLLNSMLRGQVAVAIKKVLNTDFPFPFAWVTGYLTILVGAGMTFIVQSSSVFTSAITPLVGIGVISIERAYPLTLGSNIGTTTTAILAAMASPGEKLANSLQISLCHFFFNIFGIMLWYPIPFTRVPIRLAKGLGDRTAKYRWFAVVYLVLCFFLMPLTVLGLSIAGWQVLVGVGVPVVVLVVFVIVVNIMQSRCPRFLVPVLRTWAFLPRPLHSLKPWDRVVTRVMGFCGTRCCCCCKCSKNEQTDKEEKNKKGLEMYDNLTLFVDDEKCQIQTVSGTHL
- the slc34a2b gene encoding solute carrier family 34 member 2b isoform X2 gives rise to the protein MFVCSLDVLSSAFQLVGGKAAGDIFQDNVVLSNPVAGLVIGVLVTVLVQSSSTSSSIVVSMVSSGLLEVQSAVPIIMGANIGTSITNTIVAVMQAGDRNEFRRAFAGATVHDFFNWLSVLVLLPLEVATGVLYKLTKLLIDSFHIQTGQDAPDLLKVITKPLTKNIIQLDSSVISDIAIGDPSARNKSLIKIWCKKQKVTSLVNITVPGEANCTVGVPCWTEGNQTWTQKNITETINLEKCSHLFASANLPDLAVGLILLALSLLVLCTCLILIVKLLNSMLRGQVAVAIKKVLNTDFPFPFAWVTGYLTILVGAGMTFIVQSSSVFTSAITPLVGIGVISIERAYPLTLGSNIGTTTTAILAAMASPGEKLANSLQISLCHFFFNIFGIMLWYPIPFTRVPIRLAKGLGDRTAKYRWFAVVYLVLCFFLMPLTVLGLSIAGWQVLVGVGVPVVVLVVFVIVVNIMQSRCPRFLVPVLRTWAFLPRPLHSLKPWDRVVTRVMGFCGTRCCCCCKCSKNEQTDKEEKNKKGLEMYDNLTLFVDDEKCQIQTVSGTHL